In one window of Nocardiopsis aegyptia DNA:
- a CDS encoding NAD(P)/FAD-dependent oxidoreductase, producing the protein MTDRLGDDYDAVVVGGGAAGLNGALMLARSRRSVAVIDAGAPRNAPAEGVHGLLALDGTPPAELLARGRAEVRGYGGHVVGGEVVSATREESGFSVALADGRAVRARRLLVTTGLVDELPPIPGVRDLWGSDVLHCPYCHGWEVRDRAVGVLATGPMSVHQALLFRQLTDDVAFFTHTAEPLGREDARKLAARGITVVPGEVAALETEEGRLSGVRLDDGTVVGRRALAVAPRMVARAGFLSELGLRPSPHPSGMGEHIAVDATGATDVPGVWAAGNVADLAAQVGASAAAGALAGARINADLVTEEVERAVAVYEDPFSPESEARVSARVLGDRRHGQ; encoded by the coding sequence ATGACCGATCGTCTGGGAGACGATTACGACGCGGTGGTGGTGGGCGGCGGAGCCGCCGGACTGAACGGGGCACTGATGCTGGCCCGCTCGCGCCGGTCGGTGGCGGTGATCGACGCGGGCGCCCCGCGCAACGCACCGGCCGAGGGCGTGCACGGACTGCTGGCACTGGACGGCACGCCGCCCGCGGAACTGCTCGCGCGTGGCAGGGCGGAGGTGCGCGGCTACGGGGGGCACGTGGTCGGCGGCGAGGTCGTCTCCGCGACACGGGAGGAGAGCGGCTTCTCCGTGGCCCTGGCCGACGGCCGCGCCGTGCGCGCGCGGCGGCTGCTGGTGACGACGGGACTGGTCGACGAGCTGCCGCCGATCCCTGGTGTGCGGGACCTGTGGGGCTCCGACGTCCTGCACTGCCCGTACTGCCACGGGTGGGAGGTCCGGGACCGGGCCGTCGGCGTGCTCGCGACGGGGCCGATGTCGGTGCACCAGGCACTGCTCTTCCGCCAGCTCACCGATGACGTCGCGTTCTTCACCCACACCGCGGAGCCGTTGGGCCGGGAGGACGCACGCAAGCTGGCCGCGCGGGGCATCACCGTGGTGCCCGGCGAGGTCGCGGCGCTGGAGACCGAGGAGGGGCGCCTGTCGGGGGTGCGCCTGGACGACGGCACGGTGGTCGGGCGCCGGGCACTGGCCGTGGCGCCGCGGATGGTGGCCCGGGCGGGCTTCCTGTCCGAGCTGGGCCTGCGCCCGAGCCCGCATCCCTCGGGGATGGGCGAGCACATCGCCGTCGACGCCACCGGAGCCACGGACGTGCCCGGCGTGTGGGCGGCGGGCAACGTCGCCGACCTGGCGGCGCAGGTCGGCGCGTCGGCGGCGGCGGGCGCCCTGGCCGGGGCGAGGATCAACGCGGACCTGGTCACCGAGGAGGTCGAGCGGGCGGTCGCGGTGTACGAGGACCCGTTCTCACCCGAATCGGAGGCACGGGTGAGCGCCAGGGTCCTGGGCGATCGGCGCCACGGACAGTGA
- a CDS encoding class I SAM-dependent methyltransferase — MPEEFSRAYWEERYQGHGHGHTAQGHPPNPQLVAETGDLAPGTALDAGAGEGAEAVWLASRGWRVTAVDIAAGALERARRNAADLEGAVADRIGWVQADLTEWTPPERFDLVCTHYAHPQGPPQELYRRLGEAVAPGGTLLVVGHHPSDRHSGAPHAGVHGAHVTAEEIARALDPRAWEVVTAEARPRTVTVADGREVTMHDAVLRARRHG; from the coding sequence ATGCCGGAGGAGTTCAGCCGGGCCTACTGGGAGGAGCGCTACCAGGGGCACGGCCACGGCCACACCGCCCAGGGGCACCCGCCCAACCCGCAGCTGGTGGCCGAGACCGGGGACCTGGCCCCCGGCACGGCGTTGGACGCGGGGGCGGGCGAGGGGGCCGAGGCGGTCTGGCTCGCCTCGCGCGGCTGGCGTGTGACGGCGGTGGACATCGCCGCGGGCGCGCTGGAGCGTGCGCGCCGCAACGCCGCGGATCTGGAGGGCGCTGTCGCCGACCGGATCGGGTGGGTCCAGGCCGACCTGACCGAGTGGACGCCCCCGGAGCGGTTCGACCTGGTGTGCACGCACTACGCGCACCCGCAGGGCCCGCCCCAGGAGCTGTACCGCCGGCTGGGCGAGGCGGTCGCGCCGGGCGGCACGCTGCTGGTGGTCGGCCACCACCCGTCGGACCGGCACTCGGGGGCCCCGCACGCCGGGGTGCACGGTGCGCACGTCACGGCGGAGGAGATCGCGCGGGCCCTGGACCCGCGTGCGTGGGAGGTGGTCACCGCCGAGGCCAGGCCGCGCACCGTCACCGTCGCGGACGGGCGGGAGGTCACCATGCACGACGCCGTGCTGCGCGCCCGCAGGCACGGCTGA
- a CDS encoding class I SAM-dependent methyltransferase has product MSRYTHGQHRSVTDSYRWRNAENSAAYVLDEMVPGRSLLDVGCGPGSITADLAARVAPGPVTAVDASPEAVDLARETAREAGDDTIDFRVADAHELDLPDDSFDIVHAHQVLQHLADPVRALTEMRRVAAPGGVVAACDSDYSAMYWYPLLPEIQEWMDLYQRVARANGGEPDAGRRMVAWARRAGFTDVTYTMEVWNHSAPDRRTWWGRMWAERILESDMGRQAVAEGFATRADLERISAGWTAWSEDPDGVFAVPRGAIVCRA; this is encoded by the coding sequence ATGTCCCGCTACACACACGGCCAGCACCGCTCGGTGACCGACTCCTACCGCTGGCGCAACGCGGAGAACTCCGCCGCCTACGTGCTGGACGAGATGGTGCCCGGCCGTTCCCTGCTCGACGTGGGCTGCGGTCCCGGCAGCATCACCGCCGACCTGGCCGCCCGCGTGGCGCCCGGCCCCGTCACGGCGGTAGACGCCTCCCCCGAGGCCGTCGACCTGGCCCGCGAGACCGCGCGCGAGGCGGGCGACGACACGATCGACTTCCGGGTCGCCGACGCGCACGAGTTGGACCTGCCCGACGACTCCTTCGACATCGTGCACGCCCACCAGGTCCTGCAGCATCTGGCCGACCCCGTGCGGGCCCTGACCGAGATGCGCAGGGTCGCGGCCCCCGGCGGGGTCGTCGCGGCCTGTGACAGCGACTACTCCGCCATGTACTGGTACCCGCTGCTGCCGGAGATCCAGGAGTGGATGGACCTGTACCAGCGGGTCGCCCGCGCCAACGGCGGGGAGCCCGACGCCGGCCGCCGCATGGTCGCCTGGGCCCGCCGGGCCGGCTTCACCGACGTGACCTACACGATGGAGGTGTGGAACCACTCCGCTCCCGACCGCCGCACGTGGTGGGGCCGGATGTGGGCCGAGCGCATCCTGGAGTCGGACATGGGCCGCCAGGCCGTCGCCGAGGGCTTCGCCACCCGTGCGGACCTGGAGCGCATCTCGGCGGGGTGGACCGCCTGGAGCGAGGACCCCGACGGCGTGTTCGCAGTGCCGCGCGGCGCCATCGTGTGTCGCGCCTGA
- a CDS encoding VOC family protein: MAEFNRITPCLWFDTRAQEAAEFYVGVFDNSRIVETTYFGPGGMRPADMVLTVEFELDGRPFTALNGGPEFTFDEAVSFQIACADQKEVDYYWERLTEGGQESQCGWLKDRFGVSWQVVPTEVVEMTRDTDPERRRRTTEALLKMGRIDIDTLRRAAQGS, translated from the coding sequence ATGGCCGAGTTCAACAGGATCACGCCCTGTCTGTGGTTCGACACCCGCGCCCAGGAGGCCGCGGAGTTCTACGTCGGAGTGTTCGACAACTCCCGCATCGTCGAGACCACCTACTTCGGCCCCGGCGGCATGCGCCCGGCCGACATGGTGCTGACGGTGGAGTTCGAGTTGGACGGTCGGCCGTTCACCGCGCTCAACGGCGGCCCGGAGTTCACCTTCGACGAGGCGGTGTCCTTCCAGATCGCCTGCGCCGACCAGAAGGAGGTCGACTACTACTGGGAGCGGCTCACCGAGGGCGGCCAGGAGAGCCAGTGCGGGTGGCTCAAGGACCGCTTCGGTGTCTCCTGGCAGGTGGTGCCCACCGAGGTGGTCGAGATGACGCGGGACACCGACCCCGAGCGCCGGCGCCGGACGACCGAGGCGCTGCTCAAGATGGGCAGGATCGACATCGACACGCTCCGCCGGGCCGCCCAGGGAAGCTGA
- a CDS encoding alpha/beta fold hydrolase translates to MTTKTNAEPAGSGADGERTGRDTVRHFTIHHDGVTIPVSRGGRGRPLVLCPGLNSTQADLRELIALLRREHDVAAFDLRGHGFASAADEYTFDAFLGDLAAVLAEVHLPGDPVLVGYSLGADLAVHHASEHPGSVAGLVLVDGANPVPEPFVTGADLDEFRAMWEDLATANRDRRGTARQVSLTGREILDLNIEVDAVRSSVLDRYRRIDRPVSMVMSASIAGDDAGDVRGGSTGTGVPVSNGCCASSRTSP, encoded by the coding sequence ATGACGACGAAGACCAACGCCGAGCCCGCCGGATCCGGCGCGGACGGCGAGCGGACCGGCCGCGACACCGTGCGGCACTTCACGATCCACCACGACGGCGTCACCATCCCGGTGTCCCGGGGCGGCCGCGGACGACCGCTGGTGCTGTGCCCCGGCCTGAACTCGACGCAGGCGGACCTGCGCGAGCTGATCGCGCTTCTGCGCCGGGAACACGACGTGGCGGCCTTCGACCTCCGGGGCCACGGCTTCGCCTCGGCCGCCGACGAGTACACCTTCGACGCCTTCCTGGGCGATCTGGCCGCCGTCCTGGCCGAGGTTCACCTTCCCGGGGACCCCGTACTCGTGGGCTACTCCCTGGGCGCGGACCTGGCCGTGCACCACGCCTCCGAGCACCCTGGCTCCGTCGCCGGACTCGTTCTCGTCGACGGGGCGAACCCGGTGCCCGAACCGTTCGTCACCGGGGCCGACCTGGATGAGTTCCGCGCGATGTGGGAGGACCTGGCGACGGCGAACCGCGATCGGCGCGGCACCGCGCGCCAGGTGTCGCTGACAGGCCGGGAGATCCTCGATCTCAACATCGAGGTCGACGCGGTCCGGTCCTCGGTGCTCGATCGGTATCGCCGGATCGACCGGCCCGTCAGCATGGTCATGTCGGCTTCGATCGCCGGGGACGACGCCGGGGACGTGCGCGGCGGCTCGACCGGAACTGGCGTGCCGGTGTCGAACGGCTGTTGCGCGAGCAGCCGCACATCTCCGTGA
- a CDS encoding (2Fe-2S)-binding protein — protein sequence MEAAGVPVRPVLDDVGRTNPFFHVGVWADGVGLRAVGECTVTEADRQVAHVRGRLARGSDGPAAVEWRVAASLFHQGLATRLLSPVLAAGLCHGVLLDARSFGWRPGAPIEPATRQRTAEPVRGGAAGVADWVEETVVTGVAARVAEALTAAGRVAPGLLRGNTAAALAGAVRALGADRPGVRAAAESVARDLLARPALAGTGAYRGVDAEGLAVFRRTTCCLYYRLPGGGLCGDCALRD from the coding sequence ATGGAGGCGGCGGGTGTGCCGGTGCGGCCGGTCCTGGACGACGTGGGCCGGACCAATCCGTTCTTCCACGTCGGTGTGTGGGCCGATGGGGTCGGACTGCGCGCGGTGGGCGAGTGCACCGTGACGGAGGCGGACCGGCAGGTGGCGCACGTGCGCGGGCGCCTGGCACGGGGATCGGATGGTCCGGCGGCCGTGGAGTGGCGGGTGGCCGCCTCGCTCTTCCACCAGGGGCTGGCCACCCGGCTCCTGTCCCCGGTCCTGGCCGCGGGGCTGTGCCACGGCGTGCTGCTGGACGCGCGGTCCTTCGGCTGGCGTCCGGGCGCTCCGATCGAGCCGGCCACCCGGCAGCGCACGGCGGAGCCTGTGCGCGGGGGCGCGGCGGGCGTCGCGGACTGGGTCGAGGAGACCGTGGTCACCGGAGTGGCGGCCCGCGTGGCGGAGGCGCTGACGGCGGCCGGGCGGGTGGCGCCGGGGCTCCTGCGGGGGAACACGGCCGCGGCACTGGCCGGCGCCGTCCGGGCCCTGGGCGCGGACCGCCCCGGGGTGCGGGCCGCCGCCGAGTCCGTGGCCCGGGACCTGCTCGCCCGGCCCGCCCTGGCGGGCACCGGCGCCTACCGGGGTGTGGACGCCGAGGGGCTCGCGGTGTTCCGGCGCACCACCTGCTGCCTGTACTACCGGTTGCCGGGCGGCGGCCTGTGCGGCGACTGCGCCCTGCGCGACTGA
- a CDS encoding sensor histidine kinase: protein MTSLALALFYLVPGFVLVVSATWIGLTIATPWQEALPIRVWHELVVDVVVFVVLLPPAATLIARLGCTVQRRRLGTVFGIVESGAPDPLADDTPLLRTWRFVYGRDAWSMVAYTTIAGLHGLLAGGLVVVLVVCGGASAAAALFGIAFVLLLGSPADLAGPLGLVVVGVLAALVGLRLTPYLVATEVLLHRVLLFDAPEVRVRRRLMHLQNSRLRMVDAAEAERTRIERDLHDGAQQRLLALTMTLTRARARVASDPERALELITEAQQESKEVMDELRQVARGLHPRVLTDHGLASALPVAAGRAPVPVRVDIDLEERPSPRAEAVAYYAACEALNNVTKHARAEEVTVAAERVRGAARGRRDLLRLTVTDDGVGGADPESGTGLYGLWDRLDAVDGTLNVHSPEGGGTVLTADIPWEA from the coding sequence ATGACCTCCCTGGCCCTGGCCCTGTTCTACCTCGTGCCGGGCTTCGTCCTCGTGGTGTCGGCAACCTGGATCGGGCTCACCATCGCCACGCCCTGGCAGGAGGCCCTGCCCATCCGGGTCTGGCACGAGCTCGTGGTGGACGTGGTCGTCTTCGTCGTCCTCCTCCCGCCGGCGGCCACCCTGATCGCCAGACTGGGCTGCACCGTGCAGCGCAGACGGCTGGGCACCGTGTTCGGCATCGTGGAGAGCGGCGCCCCCGACCCCCTGGCCGACGACACCCCGCTGCTGCGGACCTGGCGGTTCGTGTACGGCCGCGACGCCTGGTCGATGGTCGCCTACACCACGATCGCCGGCCTGCACGGCCTCCTGGCCGGCGGCCTGGTCGTGGTGCTGGTGGTGTGCGGCGGAGCGTCCGCGGCGGCGGCGCTGTTCGGCATCGCCTTCGTCCTGCTCCTGGGCAGCCCGGCCGACCTCGCCGGCCCGCTGGGCCTGGTCGTGGTCGGCGTCCTCGCCGCGCTGGTGGGCCTGCGCTTGACGCCGTACCTGGTCGCCACCGAGGTCCTGCTGCACCGCGTGCTGCTCTTCGACGCGCCCGAGGTGCGCGTGCGCCGCCGGCTCATGCACCTGCAGAACAGCCGGCTGCGGATGGTCGACGCCGCCGAGGCCGAGCGCACCCGGATCGAGCGCGACCTCCACGACGGAGCGCAGCAGCGCCTGCTCGCGCTGACCATGACCCTGACCCGGGCCCGCGCGCGCGTGGCCTCCGACCCCGAACGGGCGCTGGAGCTGATCACCGAGGCGCAGCAGGAGTCCAAGGAGGTCATGGACGAGCTGCGCCAGGTCGCCCGCGGCCTGCACCCGCGGGTCCTGACCGACCACGGCCTGGCCTCGGCCCTGCCGGTGGCGGCCGGTCGCGCCCCCGTCCCCGTCCGGGTCGACATCGACCTGGAGGAGCGCCCCTCCCCGCGCGCCGAGGCCGTCGCCTACTACGCGGCGTGCGAGGCGCTCAACAACGTCACCAAGCACGCGCGGGCCGAGGAGGTCACCGTGGCCGCCGAGCGGGTGCGCGGTGCCGCTCGCGGACGCCGCGACCTGCTGCGGCTCACCGTCACCGACGACGGCGTGGGCGGCGCCGACCCCGAGTCCGGCACCGGCCTGTACGGGCTGTGGGACCGTCTGGACGCCGTCGACGGCACCCTGAACGTCCACAGCCCGGAGGGCGGCGGAACCGTCCTGACCGCAGACATCCCATGGGAGGCATGA
- a CDS encoding response regulator transcription factor, translating to MGGMTVHSVSSTQEEAAGPRVIIAEDSVLLRSGMARLLEDSGVEIVDQVGDADALLKSVEEHPDIDLCLVDIRMPPTFSEEGIQAGVRIRRDHPEVAVLLLSQHVVSRYAAELLGGGSTKVGYLLKDRVADIDEFLAVLKRVAGGGAAIDPEVVTQLLSRRRDSALERLSPRETEVLEVMAEGLNNAGIAARLTVTERAVEKHIRSIFTKLDLGQDDHDHRRVQAVLRYLRGSDQP from the coding sequence ATGGGAGGCATGACCGTGCACAGCGTGTCGAGCACGCAGGAGGAAGCGGCCGGGCCGCGAGTCATCATCGCCGAGGACTCGGTCCTGCTGCGCAGCGGCATGGCGCGGCTGCTGGAGGACTCGGGGGTCGAGATCGTCGACCAGGTCGGTGACGCCGACGCCCTGCTGAAGTCCGTGGAGGAGCACCCGGACATCGACCTGTGCCTGGTCGACATCCGGATGCCGCCCACGTTCTCCGAGGAGGGCATCCAGGCGGGCGTGCGGATCCGCCGGGACCACCCCGAGGTGGCCGTCCTGCTGCTGTCCCAGCACGTCGTGAGCCGCTACGCCGCCGAGCTGCTGGGCGGGGGGTCCACGAAGGTCGGCTACCTGCTCAAGGACCGCGTCGCCGACATCGACGAGTTCCTGGCCGTCCTCAAGCGCGTGGCCGGAGGCGGCGCCGCCATCGACCCCGAGGTGGTCACACAACTGCTCAGCCGCCGCCGCGACAGCGCCCTGGAACGGCTCTCGCCCCGGGAGACCGAGGTCCTGGAGGTCATGGCCGAAGGGCTGAACAACGCCGGCATCGCGGCGCGGCTCACCGTCACCGAGCGGGCGGTGGAGAAGCACATCCGATCCATCTTCACCAAGCTCGACCTGGGCCAGGACGACCACGACCACCGCAGGGTCCAGGCGGTCCTGCGCTACCTGCGCGGCTCCGACCAGCCGTGA
- a CDS encoding DUF4097 family beta strand repeat-containing protein, with protein sequence MTFKARGLYASSSKEPRRSRVGLWLVLGLVLVAAVGAVTAVAVLGRVGLDRGSQVETFDAPTAVEIENETGGEVEFAGGTGPEMVLERQMHGSPLKEPVDEVEENEGQVNVEAHCEGVPFIGQCSVDYMIAVPEGTAVSVETISGPITVSNVDGVLDLSTTSGRVDVDGNVGDVAVETTSGSVELAGVEGSANVETTSGSVTAAGSGESLDVSTVSGSLDLAEFGADVVEAESTSGSVTVGGGFTTAEVSTTSGNIEVATEDAFDLLSLDTVSGSSDVEVPDGTYRITGESVSGGRSIGVETSSDAEAHIDANAISGSLTVN encoded by the coding sequence GTGACTTTCAAGGCACGGGGCCTGTACGCCTCGTCGAGCAAGGAACCCCGCCGGTCCCGTGTGGGGCTGTGGCTGGTCCTGGGGCTGGTCCTCGTGGCCGCCGTGGGCGCGGTGACCGCCGTCGCGGTCCTGGGCCGGGTGGGGCTGGACCGCGGGAGCCAGGTCGAGACCTTCGACGCGCCCACCGCGGTGGAGATCGAGAACGAGACCGGCGGCGAGGTGGAGTTCGCCGGCGGCACCGGACCTGAGATGGTCCTGGAGCGGCAGATGCACGGGTCGCCGCTGAAGGAGCCCGTGGACGAGGTCGAGGAGAACGAGGGGCAGGTGAACGTGGAGGCGCACTGCGAGGGCGTCCCGTTCATCGGCCAGTGCTCGGTGGACTACATGATCGCCGTCCCCGAGGGCACGGCCGTCTCCGTCGAGACCATCAGCGGGCCCATCACGGTCAGCAACGTCGACGGCGTGCTCGACCTGTCCACGACCAGCGGTCGCGTGGACGTGGACGGCAACGTCGGCGACGTGGCGGTGGAGACCACCTCGGGCTCGGTGGAGCTGGCCGGCGTGGAGGGGTCCGCGAACGTGGAGACCACCAGCGGATCGGTGACCGCCGCGGGCTCGGGCGAGAGCCTGGACGTGTCCACGGTCTCGGGCAGCCTGGACCTGGCGGAGTTCGGCGCGGACGTGGTCGAGGCCGAGTCCACGAGCGGCTCGGTGACCGTGGGCGGGGGCTTCACCACGGCGGAGGTGTCCACGACCTCGGGGAACATCGAGGTCGCCACCGAGGACGCCTTCGACCTGCTGTCCCTGGACACCGTGAGCGGCAGCAGCGACGTGGAGGTCCCCGACGGCACCTACCGGATCACCGGCGAGTCCGTCTCGGGCGGGCGCTCCATCGGAGTGGAGACCTCCTCCGACGCCGAGGCGCACATCGACGCCAACGCCATCAGCGGTTCCCTGACGGTGAACTGA